The proteins below come from a single Eucalyptus grandis isolate ANBG69807.140 chromosome 3, ASM1654582v1, whole genome shotgun sequence genomic window:
- the LOC104438386 gene encoding probable sarcosine oxidase translates to MDSSCSNDFDVIVIGGGVMGSSTAYQTAKRGHKTLLLEQFDFLHHRGSSHGESRTMRATYKKDFYTKMAVESSKLWREAESEVGYSVYTGTDHLNMGPVGSASLKAVIASCEKNSFPYQILDHGQFANKFSGRLSIPEDWIAVYTELGGVIKPTKAVSMFQALAFQKGAVLRDNMEVKEIRRDEVKGGIVVCTTRGDKFWCRKCVVTAGAWTRKLVRSIAGLELPIQPVDITVCYWKIKEGHEEKYAIGGDFPTFSSYGDVHVYGTPSLEFPGLIKIILDHGCQCDPDRRQWRPELDLDSLKEWIKGRFLGLVDGCAPVSMQSCMYSMTPDEDYVIDFLGGEFREDVVIGGGFSGHGFKMAPVVGKILADLALTGHADGVELEHFRIGRFEENPK, encoded by the coding sequence ATGGATTCTTCCTGCAGCAATGATTTCGACGTGATAGTGATCGGTGGAGGCGTCATGGGCAGTTCCACTGCTTACCAAACTGCCAAAAGAGGTCACAAGACGCTCTTGCTCGAGCAGTTCGACTTCTTGCACCACCGTGGCTCTTCGCACGGCGAGTCTCGCACCATGCGTGCCACATACAAGAAGGACTTCTACACCAAGATGGCTGTGGAGTCTTCGAAACTGTGGAGGGAGGCCGAGTCGGAGGTGGGCTACAGCGTCTATACCGGCACCGACCATCTTAACATGGGCCCGGTGGGGAGTGCTAGCCTCAAAGCAGTCATAGCGAGCTGTGAAAAGAACTCATTCCCTTATCAGATTCTAGACCATGGCCAATTCGCCAACAAATTCTCCGGAAGGCTCAGCATACCAGAGGATTGGATTGCAGTGTATACCGAGCTTGGTGGTGTCATTAAGCCGACAAAAGCGGTGTCCATGTTCCAAGCGCTCGCATTTCAAAAGGGAGCTGTGCTGAGGGACAACATGGAAGTGAAGGAAATTAGGAGAGATGAAGTGAAAGGAGGCATAGTGGTCTGTACCACCAGGGGCGACAAGTTCTGGTGCAGAAAATGTGTGGTCACTGCTGGGGCTTGGACCAGGAAGCTGGTTCGTTCAATCGCTGGGCTTGAATTGCCGATTCAACCCGTGGACATCACAGTGTGTTATTGGAAGATCAAGGAGGGTCACGAGGAGAAATATGCCATCGGAGGCGATTTCCCAACGTTCTCCAGCTATGGAGATGTGCATGTATACGGGACGCCGTCCTTGGAATTCCCGGGGTTGATCAAGATCATACTGGACCACGGATGCCAATGCGATCCCGATAGAAGGCAGTGGAGGCCCGAGCTGGACTTGGATTCCCTGAAAGAGTGGATCAAGGGGAGATTTCTGGGACTGGTGGATGGCTGCGCACCCGTGTCCATGCAGTCCTGTATGTACTCGATGACACCGGACGAGGATTATGTGATCGATTTCTTGGGAGGGGAGTTCAGGGAGGATGTGGTGATAGGTGGTGGGTTTTCAGGTCACGGATTCAAGATGGCTCCAGTGGTGGGGAAGATACTGGCGGACCTTGCACTCACTGGGCATGCAGATGGGGTGGAGCTCGAGCATTTTAGGATTGGAAGGTTTGAAGAAAATCCCAAGTGA